A window of the Microplitis mediator isolate UGA2020A chromosome 5, iyMicMedi2.1, whole genome shotgun sequence genome harbors these coding sequences:
- the LOC130667442 gene encoding uncharacterized protein LOC130667442: MPRPLFQPLAGLSTKTLFAAPPPRRPRIYAVHPPSNSDASFIVDCGKYTRIDMQSKFTQVLLSFVLVFTLAVYSGEALKCYECIAVGSGTDECEGDIVVKSDDKNVVVDCDLSTMKAFHSRIQDNPTLNQISSLFAVDTPQQHRSQTKMPMSCLKLRLKVEAENVMVRTCQSAPTETVKPCQVMEEKARKDYRNIASVLSCDICEGDKCNGSGVKSATFIAIFLPLLASTLTGLFYRMA, encoded by the exons ATGCCGCGGCCGCTCTTCCAGCCCCTCGCCGGCTTGTCGACCAAGACTCTTTTTGCCGCGCCACCACCGCGACGCCCACGAATATACGCTGTTCACCCTCCTTCGAACTCGGACGCTAGTTTCATAGTCGACTGTGGGAAATACACGAGGATAGACATGCAATCCAAATTTACACAAGTTCTACTCAGTTTTGTGCTTGTGTTTACACTCGCCGTTTATTCag GTGAAGCCTTAAAATGCTACGAATGTATAGCCGTAGGTTCAGGTACTGACGAGTGTGAGGGTGACATTGTAGTTAAATCTGACGACAAAAATGTCGTCGTGGATTGCGATTTATCAACAATGAAAGCGTTCCATTCAAGGATCCAAGATAATCCGACACTGAATCAGATTTCAAGTCTTTTCGCGGTTGACACGCCTCAGCAGCATCGATCACAAACTAAAATGCCAATGTCTTGTCTCAAGCTTCGTCTTAAAg ttgaagcTGAAAATGTGATGGTGAGAACCTGCCAGTCAGCACCAACAGAGACAGTAAAACCTTGTCAAGTAATGGAAGAAAAAGCCAGAAAAGATTATCGTAATATTGCATCAGTATTATCATGTGATATTTGTGAAGGCGATAAATGCAACGGCTCTGGTGTTAAATCGGCAACATTTATCGCGATATTTCTTCCTCTCTTGGCCTCAACTCTCACAGGTCTCTTTTACCGGATGGCGTAA
- the LOC130667444 gene encoding uncharacterized protein LOC130667444 — MASNYVWIFAVVAFAFLVQSGESLRCWSCVSDQPGACGDPLNITSHHQTFHTRDCDSTANQNSYVYNEKFVCKKVVQRENGRLVVRRSCEIPGPEERDIKDGKCVAHDTTHSHVTMVSCHICSTDLCNSATSLSGSKVFLISAAVFIGSRFVPALKSFSL, encoded by the exons atggcATCAAATTACGTTTGGATCTTTGCAGTCGTTGCATTTGCATTCCTTGTGCAGTCAG GCGAGTCTTTGCGATGCTGGAGCTGCGTTTCCGACCAGCCTGGAGCCTGTGGCGACCCGTTGAATATTACCAGCCATCATCAAACTTTCCATACTCGTGATTGCGATTCTACCGCCAATCAAAATTCTTACGTTTACAACGAGAAGTTTGTCTGCAAAAAAGTCGTCCAAAGAG AAAACGGAAGACTAGTTGTACGTAGATCGTGCGAGATTCCCGGACCGGAAGAACGTGACATAAAAGACGGAAAATGTGTCGCACACGACACAACACACAGCCACGTGACCATGGTGTCTTGTCACATCTGCAGCACCGATCTCTGCAATTCAGCAACTTCATTGTCTGGATCaaaagttttcttaatttCCGCAGCAGTTTTTATCGGGTCTCGTTTTGTGCCAGCTCTAAAGTCATTCAGCCTTTAA
- the LOC130669185 gene encoding protein spaetzle 3, with amino-acid sequence MSLANFSLPFPVATPSPYLYTPSISESVNNLPFNGVLPSPNFNEQSNYHNQPYLPPAYQRSHYPVQSQNPRRTQYYNNINNNNNNNNNNNDNNSNNNKNNNNNNNKQHQYEMQTTQDYLSQDNNFDDYDQDYSITQSSRKNDNKNNPQQEIRPPLLEINQDDRIANRNAPRTQPQDPHNPQPDGYTKVNSYGTSGAKTSVHAVLDYDDDDDDNNSSDEYYDENVPRDPRVTPIQGPIYIKNGSVPVVPLYSYQQYNNGSFLQIPILWTALSVALGVELHGDVVKGTPCIKKYHQLFCPTAGKTYPKARIELFIDENKALMKRMYGDFETDKDHGPVTSSDSKRRKRSFDPGLPDGGPILGNKNMRNSQFIHEGDSYFEHIRNPRQLPKNNHNDSGRLDVCESKTEVVTPYWASNSAGKVRAVVNTQHFEQAIHQEVCSKTQTNRCTGGCGCEQKYKWHRLLAYDPDDDCKGIFMDWFLFPSCCVCRCDPHAKFPGTGTDTTTNTGTSASTKLNSNTKPITNRSG; translated from the exons ATGTCATTAGCAAACTTTAGCCTGCCATTTCCAGTGGCCACACCGTCGCCTTACTTATACACACCAAGTATTTCTGAGTCTGTGAATAATTTACCATTTAATGGAGTGTTACCGTCACCTAATTTTAATGAACAGAGTAACTATCATAATCAACCATATCTACCACCTGCTTATCAACGTTCACATTATCCAGTGCAATCACAAAACCCAAGACGAACTCAATACtataacaatataaataataataataataataataacaacaataatgataataatagtaataataataaaaacaataataataataataataaacagcATCAATATGAAATGCAAACAACTCAAGATTATTTATCCCAAGacaataattttgatgattaCGACCAAGATTATTCAATAACACAATCAAGtagaaaaaatgacaataaaaataatccacAGCAAGAGATAAGGCCACCCCTGTTAGAAATAAATCAAGACGATAGAATTGCTAATCGTAATGCCCCTCGTACTCAACCACAAGATCCACATAATCCTCAACCTGACGG GTATACGAAAGTTAATTCGTATGGAACTTCCGGTGCTAAAACTTCAGTCCATGCAGTACTTGATTATGATGACGACGATGACGATAATAATTCCAGCGATGAATACTACGACGAAAATGTTCCACGTGACCCGCGCGTTACACCTATTCAAGGacctatttatataaaaaatggatcCGTTCCCGTTGTTCCACTTTACTCATATCAACAATATAATAATGGAAGTTTTTTACAAATACCT atcctATGGACCGCATTGTCAGTGGCCTTAGGAGTAGAATTGCATGGTGACGTTGTCAAAGGCACACCTTGTATCAAAAAATACCATCAATTATTTTGCCCAACTGCTGGTAAAACATATCCAAA agCAAGAATTGaactttttattgatgaaaataaagcTTTGATGAAACGTATGTATGGAGACTTTGAAACTGACAAAGATCATGGTCCAGTGACAAGTTCAGATtccaaaagaagaaaaagatcTTTTGACCCGGGTCTTCCTGACGGTGGACCGATacttggaaataaaaatatgagaaattCACAGTTTATCCACGAAGGTGATTCTTATTTTGAGCATATTCGTAATCCTCGTCAGTTGCCAAAAAATAACCATAATGACAGTGgaag ACTTGATGTCTGTGAATCAAAAACTGAAGTTGTAACTCCTTATTGGGCAAGTAATagtgccggaaaagtaagagcTGTTGTTAATACACAACATTTTGAACAGGCTATTCATCAAGAAGTTTGTTC GAAAACTCAAACAAATCGTTGCACAGGAGGCTGTGGATGCGAACAAAAGTACAAATGGCACAGACTGCTCGCTTATGACCCGGATGATGACTGCAAAGGTATTTTTATGGACTGGTTTCTCTTTCCGTCCTGTTGCGTTTGTCGCTGTGATCCACATGCCAAGTTTCCCGGTACTGGGACTGACACTACCACTAATACCGGTACAAGCGCGAGCACCAAACTAAATTCCAACACCAAACCCATCACTAATCGAAGCGGTTAA